The following proteins are co-located in the Manihot esculenta cultivar AM560-2 chromosome 7, M.esculenta_v8, whole genome shotgun sequence genome:
- the LOC110619322 gene encoding uncharacterized protein LOC110619322 isoform X2: MKNREASDQFQFGEGLSQVTSLPVTIDLAAAQAERRGRTSLSVEAGSRPLDLNTEACVADNSASNASPGNTETCKKVSLLKQHDREHDSKFVTSGGIGLDLNAEDVTSPMNPELFRNPKIHDHLKSRRDASECGSTTSPVKGKDSLRVWKEMKQNGFLSSSHGGISIQRGVTSFSHGGIPMPKQRGRKSKNDILKKKMELAKKEQVDRFTKIAAPSGLLNGLNPGIINHVRNKKQVHSIIEALVKSEKLENGCVETKETRNVGDSGVHLLSFSRGNGGSTILSGNKQIGGCHILTGESDSSMVGTICGRNSLSHSTSVIEDDTLALKLSTSSKVSEESRTFSNEESTNVNSISSLSVRAASVASQWLELLHQDIKGRLSALRRSKKRVRAVITTELPFLISKEFPSNQENDPFIMKTSSDGQSSNAMSSLHQARWSTLFDQMDKALIEEEKQLESWLNQVKEMQLHCDQGLQNFQWNSIFVSQLQETSENYNRKVETFEREIAVRAAAASIYSTCSFLMSKENVPCSGRITESDC, from the exons ATGAAAAATAGAGAAGCTAGTGACCAGTTTCAGTTTGGTGAAGGACTTTCTCAAGTTACCAGTTTGCCTGTAACCATCGATCTGGCTGCTGCGCAAGCAGAAAGACGTGGGAGGACTTCATTGTCTGTCGAGGCAGGATCTAGACCACTAGATCTCAATACTGAAGCTTGTGTTGCTGATAATTCAGCTAGCAATGCAAGTCCGGGGAACACTGAGACTTGCAAGAAAGTCTCTTTGCTCAAGCAGCATGATAGAGAACATGATAGTAAATTTGTAACCTCTGGAGGGATTGGCTTGGATCTCAATGCCGAAGATGTTACTAGCCCCATGAACCCGGAATTGTTTCGTAATCCCAAAATTCATGATcacttgaaatcaagaagggaTGCTTCTGAGTGTGGGAGTACTACTAGTCCAGTGAAGGGGAAAGACTCATTAAGAGTTTGGAAGGAGATGAAGCAAAATGGTTTTCTTTCATCTTCTCATGGCGGCATTTCAATACAACGTGGTGTAACCTCATTTTCACATGGTGGGATACCAATGCCAAAGCAACGTGGGAGGAAAAGCAAGAATGATATTCTCAAGAAAAAGATGGAGCTTGCAAAGAAAGAACAAGTTGATAGGTTCACTAAAATTGCTGCACCAAGTGGACTGTTGAATGGTTTGAACCCTGGGATTATAAACCATGTGAGGAATAAAAAACAGGTCCATTCCATAATAGAGGCCTTGGTTAAGTCTGAAAAACTTGAAAATGGTTGTGTTGAAACTAAAGAAACCAGAAATGTGGGTGATTCTGGTGTACATCTACTCAGTTTTTCTCGAGGAAATGGGGGTTCAACTATTTTATCTGGGAACAAACAAATAGGAGGATGCCATATATTAACCGGGGAGAGTGACTCCAGCATGGTAGGCACGATATGTGGCAGAAATTCTTTATCACACTCCACTTCTGTCATTGAAGATGATACTTTAGCACTTAAGTTATCAACATCAAGCAAGGTATCTGAGGAATCTAGAACTTTTTCTAATGAGGAATCAACAAATGTCAATAGCATTTCTTCTCTTTCAGTAAGAG CTGCTAGCGTTGCTTCTCAATGGCTAGAGCTTCTTCATCAAGACATTAAAGGGCGCCTCTCAG CATTGCGACGCAGTAAGAAGAGAGTCCGAGCTGTAATTACTACAGAGTTACCTTTTTTAATATCAAAAGAATTCCCATCTAACCAAGAGAATGATCCTTTTATTATGAAAACTTCATCTGATGGACAGTCTAGTAATGCAATGTCTTCCCTGCATCAAGCAAGATGGAGCACATTATTTGATCAGATGGATAAGGCACTCATCGAAGAAGAGAAACAACTT GAGAGTTGGTTGAACCAAGTAAAAGAAATGCAACTGCACTGTGATCAGGGGCTGCAAAATTTTCAATGGAACTCAATTTTTGTTTCCCAACTGCAGGAAACATCAGAAAATTACAATAG GAAAGTTGAGACCTTTGAGAGGGAAATAGCAGTTAGAGCTGCAGCAGCTTCCATCTATTCAACCTGCAGTTTTCTGATGTCAAAGGAGAAT GTACCGTGCAGTGGCAGGATAACAGAATCTGATTGTTAG
- the LOC110618503 gene encoding uncharacterized protein LOC110618503 has product MASAGIRCHGNQHFINTRWPGNTQPINQNARVGLCSLAIDACSRRKQWRNCSVSMGTGMGMAVTKHKNKINDGDDVAVVYEKMDEWMKDSVVEIVKNLREAPLLVQVYDKGETTTLKTEKAVEEETWPLVMERWGKREAPLPEGLIFVEQLEKDEEEEEKEEEEAEATTRAWGVVIQGKGVDCGPVCYLLKTSRARSSGMGACCTHFCLMRVKNFRESARSQLKNCWLLQGQ; this is encoded by the coding sequence ATGGCATCGGCGGGCATTCGTTGTCACGGGAACCAACATTTCATCAATACCCGCTGGCCGGGAAACACTCAACCGATTAATCAGAATGCTCGTGTTGGGCTGTGTTCCCTCGCGATCGATGCCTGTTCCAGACGGAAACAATGGAGGAATTGTTCGGTGTCGATGGGGACGGGAATGGGAATGGCGGTGACAAAGCATAAGAATAAGATCAATGACGGTGATGACGTGGCGGTTGTATATGAGAAGATGGATGAGTGGATGAAAGATTCAGTGGTGGAGATTGTGAAGAATTTACGAGAAGCGCCTTTGTTAGTCCAGGTTTACGATAAAGGAGAAACGACGACGTTGAAGACGGAAAAGGCAGTGGAGGAAGAAACGTGGCCATTGGTGATGGAAAGATGGGGGAAAAGAGAAGCGCCATTACCTGAAGGGTTGATATTCGTGGAGCAATTGGAGAAAgacgaggaagaggaagagaaagaggaagaggaagcgGAAGCGACGACGAGGGCGTGGGGAGTAGTGATACAGGGGAAAGGGGTGGATTGTGGGCCGGTGTGTTACTTGTTGAAGACGAGCAGAGCTAGGTCATCAGGGATGGGAgcctgctgcacccacttctGCTTGATGAGGGTGAAGAATTTTAGGGAAAGTGCGAGGTCCCAGCTCAAGAATTGCTGGTTGCTACAAGGCCAATAA
- the LOC110619098 gene encoding probable LRR receptor-like serine/threonine-protein kinase IRK, with amino-acid sequence MQKIEEMLISLLASLVFVSQCVGSLNPPLNDDVVGLIVFKADIQDSKGTLSSWNQDDDTPCNWVAVKCDPRSNRVTELNLDGFSLSGQIGRGLLQLQFLYKLSLARNNLTGSISLSLAWLEHLSIIDLSENSLSGPIPDDFFKQCGSLRSISLAKNKFSGKIPASLSSCTTLGSVNFSSNQFSGSLPAGFWSLSGLRSLDLSDNLLEGEIPTGIEALNNLRAINLSKNKFGGGFPKGIGSCLLLRSIDLSDNSISGYLPDAMQKLSLCNYLSLSNNLLAGEFPSWIGEMKRLETLDLSGNRFSGLVPNSIGNIQSLKVLNLSSNGLTGNLPESMANCGNLLALDFSRNSMGGDLPLWIFGSGGEKVARLENKLGSFNSVPKLQILDLSDNEFTGKISSSIEIMNSLQFLNLSGNSLVGPIPVTIGELKELHVLDLSYNLLNGSIPLEIGGAFSLKELRLERNLLIGQIPSSVANWSSLTILILSHNNLTGPIPTAVAKLTSLQDVDLSFNSLSGGLPKQLANLPNLSSFNISHNQLQGELPAGGFFNTISPFSVIGNPSLCGAAVNKSCPAVLPKPIVLNPNSSSDSAPGLIPETLGHKRIILSVSALIAIGAAAVIVVGVITITVLNLHVRSSTSRSAAALSLSTGYEFSHSPATDANSGKLVMFSGEPDFSTGAHALLNKDCELGRGGFGAVYQTVLQDGHSVAIKKLTVSSLVKSQEDFEREVKKLGKVRHQNLVALEGYYWTPSLQLLIYEFVSGGSLYKHLHEGPRGHFLSWNERFNIILGTAKSLAHLHHSNIIHYNIKSSNVLLDSSGEPKVGDFGLARLLPMLDCYILSSKIQSALGYMAPEFACRTVKITEKCDVYGFGVLVLEIVTGKRPVEYMEDDVVVLCDMVRGALEEGRMEECVDESLQGNFPADEAVRVMKLGLICTSQVPSNRPDMGEVLNILELIRCPSEGQEDSG; translated from the exons ATGCAGAAGATAGAAGAGATGTTAATAAGCTTATTAGCTTCGCTGGTTTTTGTTTCACAGTGTGTTGGATCTCTAAACCCGCCGCTAAATGACGACGTGGTGGGTCTAATTGTGTTCAAAGCAGACATTCAAGATTCAAAGGGAACGCTTTCGTCTTGGAACCAAGATGATGATACTCCCTGCAACTGGGTAGCGGTCAAATGCGACCCAAGATCCAACAGGGTTACCGAGCTTAATCTCGACGGCTTCTCCCTTTCGGGACAAATCGGACGTGGCCTCTTGCAGCTCCAGTTTCTCTACAAGCTCTCATTAGCAAGAAACAACCTCACTGGCAGCATTAGCCTTAGTCTTGCTTGGCTTGAACACCTTAGCATCATTGATTTAAGTGAGAACAGTCTCTCTGGGCCGATCCCAGATGATTTTTTTAAGCAATGTGGGTCTTTGAGATCCATATCTTTGGCGAAGAACAAGTTTTCTGGGAAGATTCCAGCTTCTTTGAGCTCATGTACTACTCTTGGATCTGTAAATTTCAGTTCGAATCAGTTTTCAGGGTCTTTACCTGCTGGGTTTTGGAGTTTGAGTGGGCTCAGGTCGCTTGATTTGTCAGATAATTTGTTGGAAGGTGAGATTCCTACAGGAATTGAAGCTTTGAACAATTTGAGAGCTATTAACTTGAGTAAAAATAAGTTTGGCGGGGGGTTCCCTAAAGGGATTGGAAGCTGTTTGTTATTGAGGTCCATCGATTTAAGTGATAATTCGATTTCTGGGTACCTTCCAGATGCAATGCAGAAGCTTAGTTTGTGTAATTATCTAAGCTTAAGCAACAACCTGTTAGCTGGTGAATTTCCAAGCTGGATTGGAGAAATGAAACGACTCGAGACTTTAGATCTTTCTGGGAATAGATTCTCTGGTCTGGTTCCGAATTCAATTGGGAATATTCAGTCGCTGAAGGTATTGAATTTATCTTCTAATGGTTTAACTGGGAACTTGCCGGAATCCATGGCCAATTGTGGAAACCTTTTGGCGTTAGATTTCAGCAGGAATTCAATGGGTGGTGACCTTCCTCTGTGGATTTTTGGCTCGGGAGGGGAGAAGGTTGCGCGTTTGGAGAATAAGCTAGGGAGTTTTAACTCAGTTCCAAAGCTTCAAATTTTAGATTTATCAGACAATGAGTTTACTGGTAAAATTTCGTCTTCCATTGAGATCATGAACAGCTTGCAGTTCTTGAATCTATCAGGGAACTCTCTTGTGGGCCCTATTCCTGTGACTATTGGAGAGTTAAAGGAATTACATGTTCTTGATTTGAGTTATAATCTTCTAAACGGAAGCATTCCTCTGGAAATTGGTGGAGCCTTTTCCTTAAAGGAATTGAGGCTGGAGAGGAACTTACTGATAGGGCAGATTCCTAGCTCTGTTGCGAATTGGTCTTCACTAACAATTtt GATCCTATCTCATAACAACTTGACTGGACCAATACCCACAGCAGTAGCGAAACTTACAAGCCTACAAGATGTGGACTTGTCTTTTAACAGCCTCAGCGGTGGCCTACCCAAGCAATTGGCAAATCTTCCCAACCTCTCTTCCTTCAACATTTCCCATAACCAGTTGCAAGGTGAACTACCCGCTGGTGGTTTCTTCAACACCATATCACCTTTTTCTGTCATTGGCAATCCATCTCTCTGTGGTGCTGCAGTCAACAAGTCTTGCCCTGCAGTCCTTCCTAAACCCATTGTTCTCAATCCAAATTCTTCTTCTGACTCTGCTCCTGGCTTGATTCCTGAAACTCTTGGTCACAAGAGAATCATCCTAAGTGTATCTGCTCTTATTGCCATTGGTGCAGCTGCTGTTATTGTTGTTGGTGTCATTACTATCACTGTCCTTAATCTTCATGTTCGATCATCAACATCACGATCTGCAGCTGCTTTGTCATTATCTACAGGCTATGAGTTTAGCCATTCCCCCGCTACAGATGCCAATTCTGGCAAGCTTGTCATGTTTTCAGGTGAACCTGACTTCAGCACTGGAGCACATGCTCTGCTTAATAAGGATTGTGAACTTGGACGTGGTGGATTTGGAGCAGTCTATCAGACAGTTCTTCAAGATGGGCATTCTGTGGCCATCAAGAAGCTCACTGTCTCAAGTCTTGTCAAGTCCCAAGAAGATTTTGAAAGGGAGGTTAAGAAATTGGGAAAAGTTAGGCACCAAAATCTCGTGGCCCTTGAAGGTTATTATTGGACACCATCCTTGCAACTTTTGATTTACGAATTTGTCTCTGGTGGGAGTTTGTACAAGCATCTCCATGAAGGACCTCGTGGACATTTTCTTTCATGGAATGAGAGGTTCAACATAATTCTTGGGACAGCAAAAAGCCTTGCCCATTTGCACCATTCAAACATCATCCACTATAACATAAAATCAAGTAACGTCCTTCTTGACAGTTCAGGTGAACCAAAAGTGGGAGATTTTGGCCTGGCAAGGTTGTTACCTATGCTGGACTGCTATATTTTAAGCAGTAAGATTCAGAGTGCACTAGGGTACATGGCACCTGAGTTTGCTTGTAGAACAGTAAAGATAACTGAGAAATGTGATGTTTATGGGTTTGGGGTTTTGGTACTGGAGATTGTTACTGGCAAGAGGCCTGTTGAGTACATGGAAGATGATGTGGTGGTACTTTGTGACATGGTCAGAGGAGCATTGGAGGAAGGAAGGATGGAAGAATGTGTTGATGAAAGCCTCCAAGGGAATTTCCCAGCTGATGAGGCAGTTCGAGTAATGAAATTGGGATTGATTTGCACTTCACAAGTGCCATCAAACCGACCAGACATGGGAGAGGTATTAAATATATTGGAGCTGATTAGATGCCCTTCAGAAGGGCAAGAAGATTCAGGATGA
- the LOC110619322 gene encoding uncharacterized protein LOC110619322 isoform X1, whose product MKNQGDLRLPRTDHTAIGEKRSSGGLGEKQESLHERIKVRKLDSVLRTEETSTHPMKNREASDQFQFGEGLSQVTSLPVTIDLAAAQAERRGRTSLSVEAGSRPLDLNTEACVADNSASNASPGNTETCKKVSLLKQHDREHDSKFVTSGGIGLDLNAEDVTSPMNPELFRNPKIHDHLKSRRDASECGSTTSPVKGKDSLRVWKEMKQNGFLSSSHGGISIQRGVTSFSHGGIPMPKQRGRKSKNDILKKKMELAKKEQVDRFTKIAAPSGLLNGLNPGIINHVRNKKQVHSIIEALVKSEKLENGCVETKETRNVGDSGVHLLSFSRGNGGSTILSGNKQIGGCHILTGESDSSMVGTICGRNSLSHSTSVIEDDTLALKLSTSSKVSEESRTFSNEESTNVNSISSLSVRAASVASQWLELLHQDIKGRLSALRRSKKRVRAVITTELPFLISKEFPSNQENDPFIMKTSSDGQSSNAMSSLHQARWSTLFDQMDKALIEEEKQLESWLNQVKEMQLHCDQGLQNFQWNSIFVSQLQETSENYNRKVETFEREIAVRAAAASIYSTCSFLMSKENVPCSGRITESDC is encoded by the exons ATGAAGAATCAAGGTGATCTACGGTTGCCCAGAACTGATCATACG GCGATTGGAGAAAAGCGAAGCAGTGGCGGATTGGGAGAGAAACAAGAAAGTCTTCATGAACGGATTAAAGTGCGAAAACTTGATTCCGTGTTGAGGACTGAAG AGACCAGCACCCATCCTATGAAAAATAGAGAAGCTAGTGACCAGTTTCAGTTTGGTGAAGGACTTTCTCAAGTTACCAGTTTGCCTGTAACCATCGATCTGGCTGCTGCGCAAGCAGAAAGACGTGGGAGGACTTCATTGTCTGTCGAGGCAGGATCTAGACCACTAGATCTCAATACTGAAGCTTGTGTTGCTGATAATTCAGCTAGCAATGCAAGTCCGGGGAACACTGAGACTTGCAAGAAAGTCTCTTTGCTCAAGCAGCATGATAGAGAACATGATAGTAAATTTGTAACCTCTGGAGGGATTGGCTTGGATCTCAATGCCGAAGATGTTACTAGCCCCATGAACCCGGAATTGTTTCGTAATCCCAAAATTCATGATcacttgaaatcaagaagggaTGCTTCTGAGTGTGGGAGTACTACTAGTCCAGTGAAGGGGAAAGACTCATTAAGAGTTTGGAAGGAGATGAAGCAAAATGGTTTTCTTTCATCTTCTCATGGCGGCATTTCAATACAACGTGGTGTAACCTCATTTTCACATGGTGGGATACCAATGCCAAAGCAACGTGGGAGGAAAAGCAAGAATGATATTCTCAAGAAAAAGATGGAGCTTGCAAAGAAAGAACAAGTTGATAGGTTCACTAAAATTGCTGCACCAAGTGGACTGTTGAATGGTTTGAACCCTGGGATTATAAACCATGTGAGGAATAAAAAACAGGTCCATTCCATAATAGAGGCCTTGGTTAAGTCTGAAAAACTTGAAAATGGTTGTGTTGAAACTAAAGAAACCAGAAATGTGGGTGATTCTGGTGTACATCTACTCAGTTTTTCTCGAGGAAATGGGGGTTCAACTATTTTATCTGGGAACAAACAAATAGGAGGATGCCATATATTAACCGGGGAGAGTGACTCCAGCATGGTAGGCACGATATGTGGCAGAAATTCTTTATCACACTCCACTTCTGTCATTGAAGATGATACTTTAGCACTTAAGTTATCAACATCAAGCAAGGTATCTGAGGAATCTAGAACTTTTTCTAATGAGGAATCAACAAATGTCAATAGCATTTCTTCTCTTTCAGTAAGAG CTGCTAGCGTTGCTTCTCAATGGCTAGAGCTTCTTCATCAAGACATTAAAGGGCGCCTCTCAG CATTGCGACGCAGTAAGAAGAGAGTCCGAGCTGTAATTACTACAGAGTTACCTTTTTTAATATCAAAAGAATTCCCATCTAACCAAGAGAATGATCCTTTTATTATGAAAACTTCATCTGATGGACAGTCTAGTAATGCAATGTCTTCCCTGCATCAAGCAAGATGGAGCACATTATTTGATCAGATGGATAAGGCACTCATCGAAGAAGAGAAACAACTT GAGAGTTGGTTGAACCAAGTAAAAGAAATGCAACTGCACTGTGATCAGGGGCTGCAAAATTTTCAATGGAACTCAATTTTTGTTTCCCAACTGCAGGAAACATCAGAAAATTACAATAG GAAAGTTGAGACCTTTGAGAGGGAAATAGCAGTTAGAGCTGCAGCAGCTTCCATCTATTCAACCTGCAGTTTTCTGATGTCAAAGGAGAAT GTACCGTGCAGTGGCAGGATAACAGAATCTGATTGTTAG
- the LOC110619322 gene encoding uncharacterized protein LOC110619322 isoform X3 produces MKNQGDLRLPRTDHTAIGEKRSSGGLGEKQESLHERIKVRKLDSVLRTEETSTHPMKNREASDQFQFGEGLSQVTSLPVTIDLAAAQAERRGRTSLSVEAGSRPLDLNTEACVADNSASNASPGNTETCKKVSLLKQHDREHDSKFVTSGGIGLDLNAEDVTSPMNPELFRNPKIHDHLKSRRDASECGSTTSPVKGKDSLRVWKEMKQNGFLSSSHGGISIQRGVTSFSHGGIPMPKQRGRKSKNDILKKKMELAKKEQVDRFTKIAAPSGLLNGLNPGIINHVRNKKQVHSIIEALVKSEKLENGCVETKETRNVGDSGVHLLSFSRGNGGSTILSGNKQIGGCHILTGESDSSMVGTICGRNSLSHSTSVIEDDTLALKLSTSSKVSEESRTFSNEESTNVNSISSLSVRAASVASQWLELLHQDIKGRLSALRRSKKRVRAVITTELPFLISKEFPSNQENDPFIMKTSSDGQSSNAMSSLHQARWSTLFDQMDKALIEEEKQLVKMRGDYSISYHGSKRVG; encoded by the exons ATGAAGAATCAAGGTGATCTACGGTTGCCCAGAACTGATCATACG GCGATTGGAGAAAAGCGAAGCAGTGGCGGATTGGGAGAGAAACAAGAAAGTCTTCATGAACGGATTAAAGTGCGAAAACTTGATTCCGTGTTGAGGACTGAAG AGACCAGCACCCATCCTATGAAAAATAGAGAAGCTAGTGACCAGTTTCAGTTTGGTGAAGGACTTTCTCAAGTTACCAGTTTGCCTGTAACCATCGATCTGGCTGCTGCGCAAGCAGAAAGACGTGGGAGGACTTCATTGTCTGTCGAGGCAGGATCTAGACCACTAGATCTCAATACTGAAGCTTGTGTTGCTGATAATTCAGCTAGCAATGCAAGTCCGGGGAACACTGAGACTTGCAAGAAAGTCTCTTTGCTCAAGCAGCATGATAGAGAACATGATAGTAAATTTGTAACCTCTGGAGGGATTGGCTTGGATCTCAATGCCGAAGATGTTACTAGCCCCATGAACCCGGAATTGTTTCGTAATCCCAAAATTCATGATcacttgaaatcaagaagggaTGCTTCTGAGTGTGGGAGTACTACTAGTCCAGTGAAGGGGAAAGACTCATTAAGAGTTTGGAAGGAGATGAAGCAAAATGGTTTTCTTTCATCTTCTCATGGCGGCATTTCAATACAACGTGGTGTAACCTCATTTTCACATGGTGGGATACCAATGCCAAAGCAACGTGGGAGGAAAAGCAAGAATGATATTCTCAAGAAAAAGATGGAGCTTGCAAAGAAAGAACAAGTTGATAGGTTCACTAAAATTGCTGCACCAAGTGGACTGTTGAATGGTTTGAACCCTGGGATTATAAACCATGTGAGGAATAAAAAACAGGTCCATTCCATAATAGAGGCCTTGGTTAAGTCTGAAAAACTTGAAAATGGTTGTGTTGAAACTAAAGAAACCAGAAATGTGGGTGATTCTGGTGTACATCTACTCAGTTTTTCTCGAGGAAATGGGGGTTCAACTATTTTATCTGGGAACAAACAAATAGGAGGATGCCATATATTAACCGGGGAGAGTGACTCCAGCATGGTAGGCACGATATGTGGCAGAAATTCTTTATCACACTCCACTTCTGTCATTGAAGATGATACTTTAGCACTTAAGTTATCAACATCAAGCAAGGTATCTGAGGAATCTAGAACTTTTTCTAATGAGGAATCAACAAATGTCAATAGCATTTCTTCTCTTTCAGTAAGAG CTGCTAGCGTTGCTTCTCAATGGCTAGAGCTTCTTCATCAAGACATTAAAGGGCGCCTCTCAG CATTGCGACGCAGTAAGAAGAGAGTCCGAGCTGTAATTACTACAGAGTTACCTTTTTTAATATCAAAAGAATTCCCATCTAACCAAGAGAATGATCCTTTTATTATGAAAACTTCATCTGATGGACAGTCTAGTAATGCAATGTCTTCCCTGCATCAAGCAAGATGGAGCACATTATTTGATCAGATGGATAAGGCACTCATCGAAGAAGAGAAACAACTTGTAAAAATGAGGGGAGATTATTCTATTTCATATCATGGctccaa GAGAGTTGGTTGA